Genomic segment of Sphingomicrobium marinum:
CGGCACGGTCGAGGACCTCAATCGCAGCAAGGGCGGCAACATCACAGTCACGGTACGAGACGAACATCAGGAGCGCTTCAAGACACTCGCGTGCAATGTCGAAAAAGCCTAACCTGAATCTCGTTCACGAGCACGAGCAGGCGCCAAGCTGATTGATTGGAGGCAAAATGAAGGTATCGATAGCGGTCGCGGCTACAATCTCTCTTGCAGGCTGCACTACTCTTCCTCCGGCCAGTCAACACATTGATGTCACGAAAACGATCGTTTCATCGGTTGAACGAGCCACTCCCGGAATGATGGCTGCGGCCTATGCAGCATTTGATAACCCAGGGGCTCAAGATACGCTTATAGAAGTCTCTTGCGATTGTGCGGATCGCGTGGAAATCCATCATATGGTTGGAGAGGGCGAGGATCGGAAAATGGTCGTCGAACCCACGTTTCCGATCACCGCCAACAGCGAATCCCTGATAGAGCCTCCCGGTCTTGAATGGCATCTCATGCTCATGGATGTTAAATATCCGATCCCGGTTGGGACCGAAATCGAAATGACCCTCGTGTTCCGGAATGCGGGGCCCAAGAAGTATCGCTTAAAGGCCGTGAATGGCACCCGCGCTGCTTGGGACGCCTACGACGACTGACACCAAGCGAAGTTCTGCATGCACCCGAAGGATCTCGGCCGCTTCGAGGCGCACCTGAACAGCGGCTCCCAACTACCTGAAGCTATTCCTCGTCGGTTATCCGCACCATTAGGTGCGCATAGGGCGTGCCCTTCCACATGACATAAACCGGGTCTTTGGGATCGGTCGAAATGCCCTCAAGCATCGCGGCATGGGGAGGATCAGCATCATGTGCGGCCCTTCCTTGACCCAATCATTGTCTTCGGTCGGTTCGGTCGCCCGTGGATCGATATTGCTGACCCCCGGCGCATCGCCTTCGCCCGCAAGCATATAGGTTACGCCGAAGCCATCTGGCTTGAAGGGCTCGTCCGCCATGAATGCGGCCAGCATGGCGTTCCAGGTAGCATCGTTGCACATCGGCCCCATTGCAGTGCTCTCGGGAATGCAGGTGAAGCCGTTGGTGCCCGCGCGCAACACATTGCCGTCATGATCAACGATCGTCGCGGCATCGGTCACCGAGGCTGGAGCGGCGCTGGCCGCGCTGGCGATCATCGCTTCTTTGTCGTGCTCGTGCGCATGATTGTCGGCCGCAGCGGCATGCGGATTGGCGACCAGCATGGCAAGAATGGAAGTCAGAGTGAGCATGTGCATCTCCTTCGCGTCGAAATGGTGACGAGGAGACAAACTCCAATGCTCCAATGATAGAAGGCGTTTGCGCACGCTACGGGCCTTGGAGGTCCCTCGAACCAACGGCGTTTTATAAACAAAATGTGGTCGAAATTCCTTCCGCGTCGGCGGACATGGGTAGCCGAGCCAACGGCAGTTTGCTTCGCAGTGGGCGAGGCTAGTTCACCGGCCAACCGCAGGAGGCGTCACGAATTGTCCTGGGCGCGCCTTTGCGTCAAACGCCTCTTGAAGGTCAGGCCGCCCGGTTATGGCTTCGAGGTCAGGGGGGGCATCATTCGAAAAAGTGATGAGCGCTTCCGGATTCTCAGACGCCTCAACGATGAGCATATTTTCAGAGGACATCGCCCGCCTAGGGTAACGAGGTTCGCCGACAATATCATACCGCATGCGGACGCCAGCGATCGGCTGTTCAATCCTAACCTCGATACCAAAATTGGGTTGATCTCGGTGCTGGCTACGAGACTGCCCTCCCTCAAGCTCCTGCGCGGAACACGCCAACGACACCGCAGGAAGTGCTAGAAGCAATGACATTGGGTCTAGTGCCATCTCATCCCCCTCAGGTCTCAGATTCGCATAGCCGTGAGCATTATGGTATATAAAAACATGTCAAAAAGATAGTTAGCGTAGACTGTTCATAGCGTGCTCGCAAACACGATCTCTTGAAGCAATTTAGGGGGATGAGAGATGTCTCTGAAATGTCTAACAGCTTTGATCATATTAAGCTTGAGCTTGATCAGCGCGCCAGCGGCAGCCCAAAATGGCAAGGGGAACGGAAAGGGCAACGGCGGCGGCGGTAGCGAGCCTCCTGCGGCGTTCGAACCCGCCATTGGATATAGATATGAAGGTCGTGGATTTACTGACATTCGGCTAGCCAACCGTGCAGGAGATCAAGCCTGCACAGTGTTGCGCTTCGAAGATGGCGGTCCCCGCTTAAGGGGATTCGGACTGGACGCAGCCAATATGCGTCTCGCCTACGGGCTTGGGAATGATGCTATTTACTTGGCGACCCTGACCTACGTAGGAGAAAATCCATGTCCGGTTGCACTCGAGGAAGATACCGAACTAATCGGCCCGACCTCTAGTAACTCCTTCGATTTTATAGATTTCTCTCCGGACGGCGCTTTGGCGACTTGGACTGAGAGTGACGAAGACTATACCGGCTTGGGAAGCTCAGGCATCATAGCAATCTATGATCTCGAAACCGGCGAAACCACGCATCTCACTTTGGAGCAGTGGCACAATGAACCACGACCAGAGTGGGGTACTAACGGCGAGTGGGCCGTTGGCAGCATACGGTTCAGCCCTGACTTCGCCGCGACCAACGAGATAATCTTTTCGGGGGCGCCCCTTAACGGCTACCAGGGAGCTTACAATAGCATCTGGGCTTACAACATCAACGAGATGGCTGCTCCGAGAAAAATCTACGATGGCGCGGGCATTTGGATTGATGCAATTGTGACAGTCACCAACCCTCAAGGCATGGGAGAGCACAGAGTAGCGTTTACTGACAATGACACTGGAAATATGTTGCAGGTAAGAGTGAGCGATGGTGTCCCTGTAGAAACCTTCCCGGCATCTGAGCCCGCGTATAGCTGCGACAATTCAGAATTGATCCACAACGGGGGGAGGCGAAAGATCTACATTACCTCTGCCGATGGCACGTCGTCCCAACGCTGGGGTGGGTCTGGTATGCGTTTCTTCGATTGGTTTTGCCCTGGCACTGCACCGTAGCGCTACACGTTTCGTAATTCTTCTCTCTTGGCGAGAGACGTGTTGATCTTCGAGAAGTCTATTTTTCATAGCTCTTGAGACAGGATCGTCTTGGCGAAAAACGACGCAAGGGGCTCGCCCGTTGCAGCGCAGCAGCCAACACGAAGATGTGGCCGAGCGCTTGTCCGTCACCCGGGGGTGATCAGTAAAAATGCACCGATGACGGGAGGTCCGGGATTTCAGCACCGTCCATCGTCGCTTCGACCGCTTCCAGTGCGGCGCGCAAACTGCGCTCGACGACCGGCTTGTGCATACATCCGAGCGCAAAGGGTCGACCTTCATCTCCAGGGCAATTCCCCGTCGAGAATAGCACCGGGATCCCGCGGTCTTTCAGTTGCTCGGCAACCTGCAGGCCGCTTTCCCCAAAACCCAATTGGATATCCACCAACGCGATGTCCGGCCGATGGTCTTTAGCGGCCTCAAGCGCCGATTCCAGATTGTCGGCATGTGCGACGGGGACGTGACCGGCTTCCTCGATCATGTACTCGAGATCCATCGCGACAAGTGCTTCGTCCTCTACAATAAGTACATTCAGTGCAAGCTTGCGCTTTGGAGATTGTGATGTGCTGCCCGTCATTTATCGGTCTTTTCGACTGGTATCTTGATATCGAACTGGGCGCCCTCCGGTCGTTGCGGCAGTGACAATTCTCCTCGTACCTGACGCAAAAGCGAAGTGACTATCTTCATGCCCAGCCCATCGGATTTCGCAGGGTCAAATCCGTCGGGCAAGCCAACGCCATCGTCCTTGATGCAAAGGGCGACATGATCGCCTTTGTTATCCAGCCCGATGAAAACTTCTCCGCCCTTTTCGGGCGGGTAGGCATATTTGATCGCATTCGTAATGAGTTCGCTGACGACAAGTGCCAGTGGTACGGCCTGCCGGAGATTCATGACGATCCCGCGATCAATG
This window contains:
- a CDS encoding copper chaperone PCu(A)C, which encodes MKVSIAVAATISLAGCTTLPPASQHIDVTKTIVSSVERATPGMMAAAYAAFDNPGAQDTLIEVSCDCADRVEIHHMVGEGEDRKMVVEPTFPITANSESLIEPPGLEWHLMLMDVKYPIPVGTEIEMTLVFRNAGPKKYRLKAVNGTRAAWDAYDD
- a CDS encoding response regulator encodes the protein MTGSTSQSPKRKLALNVLIVEDEALVAMDLEYMIEEAGHVPVAHADNLESALEAAKDHRPDIALVDIQLGFGESGLQVAEQLKDRGIPVLFSTGNCPGDEGRPFALGCMHKPVVERSLRAALEAVEATMDGAEIPDLPSSVHFY
- a CDS encoding KOW motif-containing protein; the encoded protein is MTDEISPVANGDRCRVVAGTHKGRSGTVEDLNRSKGGNITVTVRDEHQERFKTLACNVEKA